The Burkholderia lata genome contains a region encoding:
- a CDS encoding H-NS family nucleoid-associated regulatory protein has protein sequence MSSYKDLLAQREKLEKQIEEAKSREYAEVLNDVKQKIADYGFSLAELGLSRAKAGKVGRPRAGVAAKYRDPESGATWSGRGKPPRWIAGKNREQFAI, from the coding sequence ATGTCTTCTTACAAGGACCTGCTGGCCCAGCGGGAGAAGCTGGAGAAGCAAATCGAAGAAGCAAAGTCGCGTGAATACGCTGAAGTGCTGAATGACGTGAAGCAGAAAATTGCCGACTACGGCTTTTCGCTCGCCGAACTCGGTCTCAGCCGCGCGAAGGCAGGTAAGGTTGGCCGTCCGCGTGCAGGTGTTGCCGCGAAATACCGCGATCCGGAATCGGGCGCGACGTGGTCGGGCCGCGGCAAGCCGCCGCGCTGGATCGCGGGCAAGAACCGCGAACAGTTTGCAATTTAA
- a CDS encoding MBL fold metallo-hydrolase → MKVTLIPVTPFQQNCSLLVCEKTGRAAVVDPGGDLDRIEQEVARQNVQVEKVLLTHGHIDHCAGAKTLATHYGVPIEGPQEEERFWIEKLPMQSERFGFPAAETFEPDHWLSDGDTVQFGDETLEVYHCPGHTPGHVVFFSRAHRVAIVGDVLFAGSIGRTDFPRGNHEDLVRSIKEKLWPLGDDVTFVPGHGPVSTFGDERRTNPFVSDKVFG, encoded by the coding sequence ATGAAAGTCACGCTCATTCCGGTCACGCCGTTCCAGCAGAACTGCTCGCTGCTCGTCTGCGAGAAGACGGGCCGCGCCGCCGTCGTCGATCCGGGCGGCGATCTCGACCGGATCGAACAGGAAGTCGCGCGGCAGAACGTGCAAGTCGAGAAGGTGCTGCTCACGCACGGGCACATCGATCACTGCGCGGGCGCGAAGACGCTCGCGACGCATTACGGCGTGCCGATCGAGGGGCCTCAGGAAGAAGAGCGCTTCTGGATCGAGAAGCTGCCGATGCAAAGCGAACGCTTCGGCTTTCCGGCCGCCGAAACCTTCGAGCCGGATCACTGGCTGAGCGACGGCGACACCGTGCAGTTCGGCGACGAGACGCTCGAGGTCTATCACTGCCCGGGCCACACGCCCGGCCACGTCGTGTTCTTCAGCCGCGCGCATCGCGTCGCGATCGTCGGCGACGTGCTGTTCGCCGGCTCGATCGGCCGTACCGATTTCCCGCGCGGCAATCACGAGGATCTCGTCCGGTCGATCAAGGAGAAGCTGTGGCCGCTCGGCGACGACGTGACGTTCGTGCCGGGCCACGGCCCGGTGTCGACGTTCGGCGACGAGCGCCGCACGAACCCGTTCGTGTCCGATAAGGTATTCGGATGA
- a CDS encoding HugZ family protein translates to MNIEPALALHLLHRCALGTLATHSRDPQGFPYPTVVPFAPDASHRPVILVSGLAEHTRNLAADPRAGFLVVDAPDGDVLNAERATLLGRFVPLGDDPHVTARYCRYEPDAARYLALGDFTFWALDVERLRYIGGFGRMGWVDGTHLDVLPPLAFDEEQALWDAYDAGAARRDGLELLGVDRHGADWRHDGRRVRTPFDTPLADAGALHERLIACARDVT, encoded by the coding sequence TTGAACATCGAACCCGCTCTCGCCCTGCATCTGCTGCACCGCTGCGCGCTCGGCACGCTCGCCACCCATTCGCGCGATCCGCAGGGTTTCCCGTATCCGACGGTCGTCCCGTTTGCACCCGATGCAAGCCATCGTCCCGTGATCCTCGTGAGCGGCCTCGCGGAGCACACGCGCAATCTGGCCGCCGATCCGCGCGCGGGCTTCCTCGTCGTCGACGCGCCCGACGGCGACGTGCTGAACGCCGAGCGCGCGACGCTGCTCGGCCGGTTCGTGCCGCTCGGCGACGATCCGCACGTCACCGCGCGCTACTGTCGTTATGAGCCGGACGCCGCGCGCTACCTCGCGCTCGGCGATTTCACGTTCTGGGCGCTGGACGTCGAGCGGCTGCGCTATATCGGCGGTTTCGGGCGCATGGGCTGGGTCGACGGGACGCATCTCGACGTGCTGCCGCCGCTCGCGTTCGACGAGGAACAGGCGTTATGGGACGCGTACGATGCCGGCGCTGCGCGCCGCGACGGACTCGAATTGCTCGGTGTCGATCGCCACGGCGCCGACTGGCGACATGACGGCCGCCGCGTGCGTACGCCGTTTGATACGCCATTAGCCGATGCAGGCGCATTGCACGAGCGGCTGATTGCATGCGCGCGGGATGTGACGTGA
- a CDS encoding Lrp/AsnC family transcriptional regulator — protein sequence MEAQVTLDSFSQKILRLLQLDARRSVQEISDQVGLSSTPCWRRIKDMEQSGVIQRYTALLDREKLGLHVCALAHVHLTRHNEGGVEQFEREIATCPEVTECYSTTGEADYILKIVAPDIKAYDVFLHERIFKIPAVSQVRTSVVLREIKFDTQLPL from the coding sequence ATGGAGGCGCAGGTGACGCTCGATTCCTTTTCGCAAAAAATCCTTCGCCTGTTGCAGCTCGACGCGCGCCGCTCGGTCCAGGAAATCTCGGACCAGGTCGGCCTGTCGAGCACGCCGTGCTGGCGCCGCATCAAGGACATGGAACAGTCGGGCGTGATCCAGCGCTACACGGCGCTGCTCGATCGCGAGAAGCTCGGCCTGCACGTCTGCGCACTCGCGCATGTGCACCTGACCCGCCACAACGAAGGCGGCGTCGAGCAGTTCGAGCGCGAGATCGCGACCTGCCCGGAAGTCACCGAGTGCTACAGCACGACCGGCGAAGCCGATTACATCCTCAAGATCGTCGCGCCGGACATCAAGGCCTACGACGTGTTCCTGCACGAACGCATCTTCAAGATCCCCGCCGTGTCGCAGGTGCGCACGAGCGTCGTGCTGCGCGAAATCAAGTTCGACACGCAACTGCCGCTGTAA
- the rsmI gene encoding 16S rRNA (cytidine(1402)-2'-O)-methyltransferase, giving the protein MTALLELAHTQHYPDAALYVVATPIGNTADITLRALHVLGLADRIAAEDTRNTGQLLARYGISKPLVAVHEHNEREAAQRVIELLRGGERVAYVSDAGTPGISDPGARLVDAVRAAGFAVIPLPGASAAVTALSVAGDWAGAFTFAGFLPPKTKQRATALQALVSHPYALVFYEAPHRIAETVAALAEAFGPARRLLIARELTKLHEQLFQGTLAEGQTWLAGDANRQRGEFVLVVEGAPATSGEADDTAHDALLKLLLEEVPVKSAAKLAAALTGASRNTLYARALVLKDEN; this is encoded by the coding sequence ATGACTGCCCTCCTCGAACTCGCGCACACGCAGCACTACCCGGACGCCGCCCTCTACGTGGTCGCCACGCCGATCGGCAACACCGCCGACATCACGCTGCGCGCGCTGCACGTACTCGGCCTCGCCGACCGCATCGCGGCCGAAGACACCCGCAACACGGGCCAGTTGCTCGCCCGCTACGGGATCTCGAAACCGCTCGTCGCCGTGCACGAGCACAACGAACGCGAAGCCGCGCAACGCGTGATCGAACTGCTGCGCGGCGGCGAACGCGTGGCGTACGTATCGGACGCCGGCACGCCCGGCATCTCGGACCCTGGCGCGCGGCTCGTCGATGCAGTGCGCGCCGCCGGCTTCGCGGTGATCCCGCTGCCGGGCGCGAGCGCGGCGGTGACCGCGCTGAGCGTGGCCGGCGACTGGGCCGGCGCGTTCACGTTCGCGGGCTTCCTGCCGCCGAAGACCAAGCAGCGCGCGACCGCGCTGCAGGCGCTGGTATCGCACCCGTATGCACTGGTGTTCTACGAGGCACCGCACCGGATCGCCGAAACCGTCGCCGCGCTCGCCGAAGCGTTCGGCCCCGCGCGCCGGCTGCTGATCGCGCGCGAGCTCACCAAGCTACACGAGCAGCTGTTCCAGGGCACCCTGGCCGAAGGACAGACCTGGCTCGCCGGCGATGCGAACCGGCAGCGCGGCGAGTTCGTGCTGGTGGTCGAAGGCGCACCGGCGACGAGCGGCGAAGCCGACGACACCGCCCACGATGCGCTGCTCAAGCTGCTGCTGGAAGAGGTGCCGGTGAAGAGCGCGGCCAAGCTCGCGGCCGCGCTGACGGGCGCGTCGCGCAACACGCTGTATGCGCGAGCGCTGGTGCTGAAGGATGAGAACTGA
- a CDS encoding cation diffusion facilitator family transporter, with the protein MSTFSGDAQSADKHAVARKSTFVSIVLNVVLATFQIVVGVIAHSQALIADGVHSISDLISDFVVLVANRHSGASPDADHNYGHSRYETVASLFLGAILIAVGVGMLWRAGDRLVNLENIPAVHFSALLVALTVLVSKEALFRYMLREARRVRSAMLVANAWHARSDAASSLVVAIGIVGSLAGVRLLDPIAAAIVGFMVARMGWTFGYDALQDLSDRALDTTDTAEIRALLAATPGVRDVHDLRTRKMGDAALVDAHILVDPKISVSEGHYIAETARARVLTDPRVLDALIHVDPENDAARRPALALPPRGEIAARLEAALAQRGLHAAAINLHYLSTGLEIDVTLACDPHDTDAALAGRLDADALKREFGARRIGFTRTMPAQT; encoded by the coding sequence ATGTCCACGTTTTCCGGCGACGCGCAGAGCGCAGATAAGCACGCGGTTGCACGCAAGAGCACGTTCGTCAGTATTGTGCTGAATGTCGTGCTTGCGACATTTCAGATCGTCGTCGGCGTGATTGCACATTCGCAGGCATTGATTGCTGACGGTGTGCATTCGATTTCCGATTTGATCTCGGATTTTGTCGTGCTGGTTGCGAATCGGCATAGCGGCGCATCGCCGGATGCCGACCACAATTACGGACACAGCCGCTACGAGACCGTCGCCTCGCTGTTTCTCGGCGCGATCCTGATTGCGGTTGGCGTCGGCATGCTCTGGCGGGCCGGCGACCGTCTCGTTAATCTCGAAAACATTCCGGCGGTACATTTTTCCGCGCTGCTCGTCGCGCTGACGGTGCTCGTGTCGAAAGAGGCGCTGTTTCGCTACATGCTGCGCGAAGCGCGGCGCGTCCGCTCGGCGATGCTCGTCGCGAACGCGTGGCATGCGCGTTCGGATGCCGCATCGTCGCTCGTCGTCGCGATCGGCATCGTCGGCAGCCTGGCCGGCGTGCGGCTGCTCGACCCGATCGCGGCGGCGATCGTCGGCTTCATGGTCGCGCGCATGGGCTGGACGTTCGGCTATGACGCGCTGCAGGACCTCTCCGACCGCGCGCTCGACACGACCGATACGGCCGAGATCCGCGCGCTGCTCGCGGCGACGCCCGGCGTGCGTGACGTGCATGACCTGCGCACGCGCAAGATGGGCGATGCCGCGCTCGTCGACGCGCACATCCTCGTCGACCCGAAAATCTCCGTCTCCGAAGGGCACTACATCGCCGAGACCGCGCGTGCGCGCGTGCTGACCGACCCGCGCGTGCTCGATGCGCTGATCCACGTCGATCCCGAGAACGACGCGGCGCGCCGTCCGGCGCTCGCGCTGCCGCCGCGCGGCGAGATCGCGGCACGGCTCGAGGCCGCGCTCGCGCAGCGAGGGCTGCATGCGGCGGCCATCAACCTGCATTACCTGAGTACGGGGCTCGAGATCGACGTGACGCTTGCTTGCGATCCGCACGACACCGATGCGGCGCTGGCCGGCCGGCTCGACGCCGATGCGTTGAAGCGCGAGTTCGGCGCGCGCCGGATCGGCTTCACGCGCACGATGCCCGCGCAGACGTGA
- a CDS encoding YraN family protein, which produces MCHAAPARPGDGRGLPRAGDNFSGAARSKPVGAAFEQRARQFLERRGLVFVAANVTMRGGELDLVMREPDGMLVFVEVRARRSARHGGAAASVGWRKRRRLVAAALQFWARHGAGAACRFDVVAFEAGQLAWLRDAFRADDA; this is translated from the coding sequence TTGTGCCACGCGGCGCCGGCCCGGCCGGGCGACGGGCGCGGTTTGCCGCGTGCGGGCGACAACTTTTCCGGTGCGGCGCGATCCAAACCGGTCGGCGCGGCGTTCGAGCAGCGTGCGCGGCAGTTTCTCGAGCGCCGCGGCCTTGTGTTCGTCGCGGCGAACGTGACGATGCGCGGCGGCGAGCTCGATCTCGTGATGCGCGAGCCCGACGGCATGCTCGTGTTCGTCGAGGTGCGCGCGCGGCGCAGCGCCCGGCATGGCGGCGCGGCCGCGAGCGTGGGCTGGCGCAAGCGGCGGCGCCTGGTGGCGGCCGCGCTGCAGTTCTGGGCGCGGCACGGCGCCGGTGCCGCGTGCCGCTTCGACGTCGTCGCGTTCGAGGCCGGGCAGCTCGCGTGGCTGCGCGACGCATTTCGTGCCGACGATGCGTAG
- a CDS encoding exonuclease, whose amino-acid sequence MNQTAIPEIYVSTDVEADGPIPGPHSMLSFASAAYTEDKQLIATFSANLETLPGAQAHPVQEAWWKTEPEAWAACRKDLQAPEAALVAYVDWVEALPGKPVFVAMPAGFDFTFMFWYMMRFAGRCPFSWSALDIKTLAFAITGLPYRKAIKPRFPKHWFDDHPHTHVALDDAIEQGALFCNMLADLRRQQAALAGLAVSDTDRSDDAGAGQIPTDPRAN is encoded by the coding sequence ATGAACCAGACCGCCATCCCGGAAATCTACGTCAGCACCGATGTCGAGGCCGACGGCCCGATTCCTGGCCCGCACTCGATGCTGAGCTTCGCGTCGGCGGCCTACACCGAGGACAAGCAGCTGATCGCGACGTTCTCGGCCAACCTCGAAACGCTACCGGGCGCGCAGGCGCACCCCGTGCAGGAAGCGTGGTGGAAGACCGAGCCCGAAGCATGGGCCGCGTGCCGAAAGGATCTGCAAGCGCCCGAAGCGGCGCTGGTCGCATACGTCGACTGGGTCGAGGCGCTGCCCGGCAAGCCGGTGTTCGTCGCGATGCCGGCCGGCTTCGACTTCACGTTCATGTTCTGGTACATGATGCGCTTCGCCGGACGCTGCCCGTTCTCGTGGTCGGCGCTCGACATCAAGACGCTCGCGTTCGCGATAACGGGCCTGCCGTACCGCAAGGCGATCAAGCCGCGTTTTCCGAAGCACTGGTTCGACGACCATCCGCACACGCACGTCGCGCTGGATGACGCGATCGAGCAAGGCGCGCTGTTCTGCAACATGCTCGCCGACCTGCGCCGCCAGCAGGCCGCGCTCGCAGGCCTCGCAGTGTCGGACACCGATCGGTCGGACGACGCAGGCGCGGGACAAATCCCCACGGATCCGCGAGCAAATTAG
- a CDS encoding septal ring lytic transglycosylase RlpA family protein — protein sequence MNLRFPSRFGTIALFFALTGCAVPPSQTTGSANQKNAVDKTAAAAKADSDKQLNFDSALASMPAADSKDAKKSSLADAEPIDGKDVSDFRQTGRASWYGRDFHGRRTANGERFNMNALTAAHRTLPLSSYIKVTNASTGKWVVVKVNDRGPYKRGRVLDLSYAAAKLIGLVHAGTGRVKIEGLSPQEAREARDEMFASISAK from the coding sequence ATGAATTTACGTTTTCCGAGTCGATTCGGGACCATTGCATTGTTTTTTGCGCTGACGGGCTGTGCGGTGCCACCCAGCCAGACCACCGGTAGCGCGAACCAGAAGAACGCCGTCGACAAGACGGCCGCCGCCGCGAAGGCGGATAGCGACAAGCAGCTGAATTTTGATTCCGCGCTGGCGTCGATGCCGGCTGCCGACAGCAAGGACGCGAAGAAGTCGTCGCTGGCGGACGCCGAGCCGATCGACGGCAAGGATGTATCCGATTTCCGCCAGACGGGCCGCGCCTCGTGGTACGGGCGGGATTTCCACGGCCGCCGCACCGCGAACGGCGAGCGCTTCAACATGAACGCGCTCACCGCCGCGCACCGCACGCTGCCGCTGTCGTCGTACATCAAGGTGACGAACGCGTCGACCGGCAAGTGGGTCGTCGTGAAGGTCAACGATCGCGGGCCGTACAAGCGCGGCCGCGTGCTCGACCTGTCGTATGCGGCCGCGAAGCTGATCGGCCTCGTGCACGCCGGCACCGGCCGCGTGAAGATCGAAGGGCTGTCGCCGCAGGAAGCGCGCGAGGCACGCGACGAAATGTTCGCGTCGATCTCGGCGAAGTAA